Proteins encoded within one genomic window of Actinoplanes octamycinicus:
- a CDS encoding sensor histidine kinase, producing MYQGQQPAVQPQGLLRRLTRPTLRLRLTLLNGILLVAAGAVLVVLAWLLVDESLHPADELMAGSTVTLNNGKVEEARGWQTEMVDQASDELLVKGLSALVAIGIIGIAGGYLVTRRALRPLHTVTQTAQRLGEETLDQRIRYAGADDEVAELARTFDAMLDRLAGAFESQKRFVANASHELRTPLAVMRTEIDVTLSDPDADVAEYRRMARVVRDASTRANGLVDALLVLARSEAQSGRRLVRKVPADLATSVYNALSAVRTEAERMKLEVTTDLTAAPVVGDPSLLDRLAGNLIENAIRYNHLLGRLWLRTESVDGQARLIVGNTGHEVEQTEVPGLFEPFRRGGWERTGSRGSGLGLSIVRAVCDAHGGTVSAIALADGGLEVTVSLPAADTTPVVAATASVPRAGR from the coding sequence ATCTACCAGGGGCAGCAACCGGCGGTCCAGCCCCAGGGACTGCTGCGCCGGCTGACCCGGCCCACGCTGCGGCTGCGGCTCACCCTGCTGAACGGGATCCTGCTGGTCGCGGCCGGCGCGGTGCTGGTGGTGCTGGCCTGGCTGCTGGTCGACGAGTCGCTGCACCCGGCCGACGAGCTGATGGCCGGGTCGACCGTGACACTGAACAACGGCAAGGTCGAGGAGGCGCGCGGCTGGCAGACCGAGATGGTCGACCAGGCCTCGGACGAGCTGCTGGTCAAGGGCCTGAGCGCGCTGGTCGCGATCGGCATCATCGGGATCGCCGGGGGATACCTGGTGACCCGCCGGGCGCTGCGCCCGCTGCACACCGTCACGCAGACCGCGCAGCGGCTCGGTGAGGAGACCCTGGACCAGCGGATCCGGTACGCCGGGGCGGACGACGAGGTGGCCGAGCTGGCCCGCACCTTCGACGCGATGCTGGACCGGCTGGCCGGCGCGTTCGAGTCGCAGAAGAGGTTCGTCGCGAACGCGTCGCACGAGCTGCGCACCCCGCTCGCGGTGATGCGCACCGAGATCGACGTGACACTCAGCGACCCGGACGCCGACGTCGCCGAGTACCGCCGGATGGCCCGGGTGGTCCGGGACGCCTCGACCCGGGCGAACGGCCTGGTCGACGCGCTGCTGGTGCTGGCCCGCTCGGAGGCGCAGTCCGGCCGGCGGCTGGTCCGCAAGGTGCCGGCCGACCTGGCCACCAGCGTCTACAACGCGCTGTCCGCGGTGCGGACCGAGGCCGAGCGGATGAAGCTGGAGGTGACCACCGACCTGACCGCGGCGCCGGTGGTCGGCGACCCGAGCCTGCTGGACCGGCTGGCCGGCAACCTGATCGAGAACGCGATCCGGTACAACCACCTGCTCGGCCGGCTGTGGCTGCGCACCGAGTCGGTGGACGGCCAGGCCCGGCTGATCGTCGGCAACACCGGGCACGAGGTCGAGCAGACCGAGGTGCCGGGGCTCTTCGAACCGTTCCGCCGGGGTGGCTGGGAGCGGACCGGGTCACGCGGCTCCGGGCTGGGCCTGTCGATCGTCCGGGCGGTGTGCGACGCGCACGGCGGCACGGTGTCGGCGATCGCGCTGGCCGACGGCGGCCTGGAGGTCACCGTCTCGCTGCCGGCCGCCGACACCACACCGGTGGTGGCGGCGACCGCCAGCGTGCCCCGGGCGGGGCGCTAG
- a CDS encoding response regulator transcription factor: MRVLVVEDERTMADAIARGLRRHGMAVDVAYDGLQGHEMAYVTRYDVVVLDRDLPGMHGDEICAALVESGALTRVLMLTASGSVAERVEGLQLGADDYLPKPFAFDELVARVQALGRRATPPAPPVFSVGNLVLDPAKRAVTRGGLPVDLTNKEFGVLEVLLKASGAVVSSEELLERVWDANTDPFTTTVRVTVMTLRKKLGDPPLIDTVVGAGYRVVTT; encoded by the coding sequence GTGCGCGTGCTGGTGGTGGAGGACGAGCGGACGATGGCCGACGCGATCGCTCGCGGCTTGCGGCGGCACGGGATGGCGGTCGACGTGGCGTACGACGGCTTGCAGGGTCACGAGATGGCCTACGTGACCCGCTACGACGTGGTGGTGCTGGACCGGGACCTGCCCGGCATGCACGGCGACGAGATCTGCGCGGCGCTGGTCGAGTCCGGCGCGCTGACCCGGGTGCTGATGCTGACCGCCAGCGGCTCGGTCGCCGAGCGGGTCGAGGGGCTGCAGCTGGGCGCCGACGACTACCTGCCCAAGCCGTTCGCCTTCGACGAGCTGGTGGCCCGGGTGCAGGCGCTCGGCCGGCGGGCCACCCCGCCCGCCCCGCCGGTGTTCAGCGTCGGCAACCTGGTGCTCGACCCGGCCAAGCGCGCGGTGACCCGGGGCGGCCTGCCGGTCGACCTGACCAACAAGGAGTTCGGCGTGCTGGAGGTGCTGCTCAAGGCGAGCGGCGCGGTGGTCTCCAGCGAGGAGCTGCTGGAGCGGGTCTGGGACGCGAACACCGACCCGTTCACCACCACGGTCCGGGTGACCGTGATGACCTTACGGAAGAAGCTCGGCGATCCGCCGCTGATCGACACCGTGGTCGGCGCCGGGTACCGGGTCGTGACCACGTGA
- a CDS encoding PQQ-binding-like beta-propeller repeat protein yields MSDVLIDLGDARSGGRVPDPEPPARARVLLAVLTGVLTALLGGAAYARPPEPPVIVPAGLGDAMRVSGDRLYVVGAGQPVGARVREQTIRTYLLPGVTPLARNTIRVSGNVQSVVSAGADRMLVTYQDEGTATFSTVALRAGVDRPLWQRPAALIGVRADAGLALVRQEAAEFPDADWHGVDLETGAVRWTVHQPAGDDVAVGDSAGGYPERLFVLTAGARLKVYETRSGRLLAQTPVPERRAGVTTALWPAGDLVLLSAGAAGTTGYDAAAGLAPRWHNGMNLSWYRGPTACGDLICAYLPQRGILVIDPRTGRERWASDRWEYSARVGDYLLVGWPDVAEPQLVVVRADTGDVLGSAGVWRAAGPGPAPGTAYVIRSVIGEDRVWYGVLDPARRRVELLGTAARVTGDCAIVPRALVCRRIDATVGVWRLG; encoded by the coding sequence GTGTCAGATGTCCTGATCGACCTGGGCGATGCGCGGTCCGGCGGCCGGGTGCCCGACCCGGAGCCACCGGCCCGCGCCCGGGTGCTGCTCGCGGTGCTCACCGGGGTGCTGACCGCGCTGCTCGGCGGGGCGGCGTACGCCCGCCCGCCGGAGCCGCCGGTGATCGTCCCGGCCGGCCTGGGTGACGCGATGCGGGTCTCCGGCGACCGGCTCTACGTGGTCGGCGCCGGCCAGCCGGTCGGTGCCCGGGTGCGCGAGCAGACCATCCGGACCTACCTGCTGCCCGGCGTCACCCCGCTGGCTCGCAACACCATCCGGGTCAGCGGCAACGTGCAGAGCGTGGTGTCGGCCGGGGCGGACCGGATGCTGGTGACCTACCAGGACGAGGGGACCGCCACGTTCAGCACGGTCGCCCTGCGCGCCGGGGTGGACCGGCCGCTCTGGCAGCGCCCGGCCGCGCTGATCGGGGTGCGGGCGGACGCCGGGCTGGCGCTGGTCCGGCAGGAGGCCGCCGAGTTCCCGGACGCCGACTGGCACGGGGTGGACCTGGAGACCGGGGCGGTGCGGTGGACGGTGCACCAGCCGGCCGGCGACGACGTGGCGGTCGGCGACAGCGCCGGGGGCTATCCGGAGCGGCTGTTCGTGCTGACCGCCGGGGCCCGGCTGAAGGTCTACGAGACCCGGTCCGGGCGGCTGCTCGCGCAGACCCCGGTGCCGGAGCGCCGGGCCGGGGTGACCACCGCGCTCTGGCCGGCCGGCGACCTGGTGCTGCTCAGCGCCGGGGCGGCCGGCACCACCGGGTACGACGCCGCGGCCGGCCTGGCGCCCCGCTGGCACAACGGGATGAACCTGAGCTGGTACCGGGGGCCGACCGCGTGCGGGGACCTGATCTGCGCGTACCTGCCGCAGCGCGGGATCCTGGTGATCGACCCGCGCACCGGCCGGGAGCGGTGGGCCTCGGACCGCTGGGAGTACTCCGCCCGGGTCGGCGACTATCTGCTGGTCGGCTGGCCGGACGTGGCCGAGCCGCAGCTGGTGGTGGTCCGGGCGGACACCGGCGACGTGCTCGGCTCGGCCGGCGTGTGGCGCGCGGCCGGGCCGGGTCCGGCGCCCGGCACCGCCTACGTGATCCGCTCGGTGATCGGCGAGGATCGGGTCTGGTACGGCGTGCTGGACCCGGCCCGCCGCCGGGTCGAGCTGCTCGGCACCGCGGCCCGGGTCACCGGCGACTGCGCGATCGTGCCGCGGGCCCTGGTCTGCCGCCGGATCGACGCCACGGTCGGGGTGTGGCGGCTTGGGTAG
- a CDS encoding outer membrane protein assembly factor BamB family protein: MIELDRDAPLPASRPPLAASRRTRLLLTLILLAAVGGAAPAAGIVWRYLGTVPAPDGPIELAGGQVYTVDTTGALPAVTAWGPARPPVRLWTTRVPVGDEPGVVPAASVTVRQAGEVVLLTAGVATTAVDAATGRIRWSSPIAVSVLAGSGAGVTVDRVFRPGTEYDQESGDPGPLYFTATGEPHTEPPLRTEVRGLDLADGRTLWTATPGGSVTVDVLPGAAPAVLITSSRLLSLVDGVSGAVLREAELPQLGGHGPASSSLLGDVALVSYREPSRQVAFRARDLRQLWSRDTRDAELLADPADCQGVLCDGGHGDLRVLDPGTGRARWRVQEDVDLTLRAGYVLQTDAATGEPVRLTDPRTGATRVDLAGWTGEVAGAADQPLLLRRAEGRSGQAFAAVVPGHAEIRRLGVAGAGLGDCDSDRAFLVCRSSGGLRLWAYRI; the protein is encoded by the coding sequence GTGATCGAGCTGGACCGTGACGCCCCGCTGCCTGCCTCGCGCCCGCCGCTCGCCGCCTCCCGGCGGACCCGCCTGCTGCTCACCCTGATCCTGCTCGCCGCCGTGGGCGGCGCCGCGCCGGCCGCCGGGATCGTCTGGCGCTACCTCGGCACGGTGCCCGCCCCGGACGGCCCGATCGAGCTGGCCGGCGGCCAGGTCTACACCGTCGACACCACCGGGGCGCTGCCCGCCGTGACCGCCTGGGGCCCGGCCCGCCCGCCGGTCCGGCTGTGGACCACCCGGGTGCCGGTCGGCGACGAACCGGGCGTGGTCCCGGCCGCCTCGGTCACCGTCCGGCAGGCCGGCGAGGTGGTGCTGCTGACCGCCGGGGTGGCCACCACCGCGGTGGACGCGGCGACCGGCCGGATCCGCTGGTCGTCGCCGATCGCGGTGAGCGTGCTGGCCGGCAGCGGCGCCGGCGTCACGGTGGACCGGGTGTTCCGCCCCGGCACCGAGTACGACCAGGAGTCCGGCGACCCGGGCCCGCTCTACTTCACCGCCACCGGCGAGCCGCACACCGAGCCGCCGCTGCGCACCGAGGTCCGCGGCCTGGACCTGGCCGACGGGCGGACGCTGTGGACGGCCACGCCGGGCGGCTCGGTGACCGTCGACGTGCTGCCCGGCGCCGCCCCGGCCGTGCTGATCACCTCGTCCCGGCTGCTCAGCCTGGTCGACGGGGTGAGCGGGGCGGTGCTGCGCGAGGCCGAGCTGCCGCAGCTGGGCGGGCACGGCCCGGCCAGTTCGTCGCTGCTCGGCGACGTCGCCCTGGTCAGCTACCGGGAGCCGAGCCGGCAGGTGGCCTTCCGGGCGCGTGACCTGCGGCAGCTGTGGTCCCGGGACACCCGGGACGCGGAGCTGCTCGCCGACCCGGCCGACTGCCAGGGAGTGCTCTGCGACGGCGGGCACGGCGACCTGCGGGTCCTCGACCCGGGCACCGGCCGGGCCCGGTGGCGGGTGCAGGAGGACGTCGACCTGACCCTGCGCGCCGGTTACGTGCTGCAGACCGACGCGGCCACCGGCGAGCCGGTGCGGCTGACCGACCCGCGCACCGGCGCCACCCGGGTCGACCTGGCCGGCTGGACCGGCGAGGTGGCCGGGGCGGCCGACCAGCCGCTGCTGCTGCGCCGCGCGGAGGGCCGGAGCGGGCAGGCGTTCGCCGCGGTGGTGCCCGGGCACGCCGAGATCCGCCGGCTCGGGGTGGCCGGCGCCGGGCTGGGCGACTGCGACTCGGACCGGGCCTTCCTGGTCTGCCGGTCGTCCGGCGGGCTGCGCCTCTGGGCATACCGGATCTGA
- a CDS encoding outer membrane protein assembly factor BamB family protein, whose translation MGAETVIDLGLDRGVPESYERPRRPTVPIWLAPALLAVLLLVSSAASAAPPRPPFTELLRVPMGPADPYLVTGSGLLTQSYGRLTAYDLESGALRWRAGETIPVFRLRTAGGLVLMRPWTTGGVEPGTTAFSVTTGAKQWRNERSVITFAGGDALLAVNGVRSFSGTGRRVQGRIEVLDPVTGTARWQVRVPSTAVVTGVPGPADAGSRLLLIRDDRTAALYDVADGRLLATRELPAATYAPDNPVVAGGVLVLRHPGAGGMEVSAYDPVTLRPLWTEPAEGTRELSACGLLACFIGTDGVRAVDPATGDDRWARGDWQAVEERGDTLLAYPDGNDPGRPGALVDAATGRVLAALTGWRPMAGADGSGRLLVTREVRDGARTMVAVADPGIGRLRPLAELPAGVSECQAAPSRLVCRSASGELVVWAYDEAAGER comes from the coding sequence ATGGGTGCGGAGACGGTCATCGACCTCGGTCTCGACCGGGGTGTCCCGGAGTCCTACGAGCGACCACGCCGGCCCACCGTCCCGATCTGGTTGGCCCCGGCCCTGCTGGCGGTGTTGCTCCTGGTCAGCTCGGCGGCCTCGGCCGCCCCGCCGAGACCGCCGTTCACCGAGCTGCTGCGGGTGCCGATGGGCCCGGCCGACCCCTATCTGGTCACCGGGTCCGGGCTGCTCACCCAGTCGTACGGGCGGCTCACCGCCTACGACCTGGAGAGCGGGGCGCTGCGCTGGCGGGCCGGCGAGACGATCCCGGTCTTCCGGCTGCGCACCGCCGGCGGCCTGGTGCTGATGCGGCCGTGGACCACCGGCGGGGTGGAGCCGGGCACCACCGCGTTCTCGGTGACCACCGGGGCGAAGCAGTGGCGCAACGAGCGCAGCGTGATCACCTTCGCCGGCGGTGACGCGCTGCTCGCGGTGAACGGGGTGCGCAGCTTCTCCGGCACCGGCCGCCGGGTGCAGGGCCGGATCGAGGTGCTGGACCCGGTCACCGGGACGGCCCGCTGGCAGGTCCGGGTGCCGTCCACCGCGGTGGTGACCGGCGTCCCCGGCCCGGCCGACGCGGGCTCCCGGCTGCTGCTGATCCGCGACGACCGGACCGCCGCGCTGTACGACGTGGCCGACGGCCGCCTGCTGGCCACCCGTGAGCTGCCGGCCGCCACCTACGCGCCGGACAACCCGGTGGTGGCCGGCGGCGTGCTGGTGCTCCGGCATCCCGGCGCCGGCGGGATGGAGGTCTCCGCCTACGACCCGGTCACCCTCCGGCCGCTGTGGACCGAGCCCGCCGAGGGCACCCGCGAGCTGTCCGCCTGCGGCCTGCTGGCCTGCTTCATCGGCACGGACGGGGTGCGCGCGGTCGACCCGGCGACCGGCGACGACCGGTGGGCGCGGGGCGACTGGCAGGCGGTCGAGGAGCGCGGCGACACCCTGCTGGCCTATCCGGACGGCAACGACCCCGGCCGGCCGGGCGCCCTGGTGGACGCCGCCACCGGCCGGGTGCTGGCCGCCCTGACCGGGTGGCGGCCGATGGCCGGGGCGGACGGGAGCGGCCGGCTGCTGGTCACCCGGGAGGTCCGGGACGGCGCGCGTACCATGGTCGCGGTCGCCGACCCGGGCATCGGCCGGCTCCGCCCGCTCGCCGAGCTGCCGGCCGGGGTGAGCGAGTGCCAGGCCGCTCCGAGCCGGCTGGTCTGCCGCTCGGCGTCCGGCGAGCTGGTGGTGTGGGCGTACGACGAGGCGGCCGGCGAGCGCTGA